Sequence from the Rhizobium sp. TH2 genome:
CACCTTGGCGACGTCCTCGTGACCTTCCAGCCATTGCGCCAGCGCCAGCGCGCTTTCCTGGTGCCGCTCGAGCCGCAATCCCATCGTCCGGAGCCCGCGCAGGATCTGATAGCTGTCGTCGGGCGACGCGCAGACGCCGAGGGTGATATTGGCTTCACGCAACTGGTCCCAATGCCGGGCATTGGCCGAAACCGTGCCGAACAGCACGTCCGAGTGGCCGGACGGATATTTGGTCGCCGCATGCATCGAGATATCGGCGCCGAAATCGAGCGGCTTGAAATAGACCGGCGTCGCCCAGGTATTGTCCATCATCACGACGGCGCCACCCGCATGCGCCGCATCGGCGATCGCCCTGATATCCTGCATCTCGAACGTGTTCGAACCGGGCGCCTCGGTATGCACGATCGAGGTGTTCGGTCGCATCAGCTTGCTAATGCCTGCGCCGATCAGCGGGTCGTAATATTCGGTCTCGACGCCGAGCCGCTTCAAGATCGTGTCGCAGAAATTCCGCGTCGGGTGATAGACAGAATCAACGACCAGGACGTGGTCGCCAGCTTTCGCGAAGCCGAGGAACGGCACCGTTACCGCAGCAAGGCCCGATGGCACCAGGATCGTACCGGCCGACCCTTCAAGTTCGTCGATCGCCTCGGCCAGCGCGTCGGTGGTCGGCGTTCCGCGCGTGCCGTAGGTGTATTTCTGCGCCCGCTTGTCCATCGTCGCGGCATCCGGAAACAGCACCGTGGAAGCATGCACCACCGGCGGGTTGACGAAGCCATGGTAGTCGCGCGGATTGTAGCCGCCATGGGTCAGCCGAGTATTAATGCCGAGTTCGCCGGCATCCTTCCTGTCATCGATCATGTGTGATGTCCGTATCGTGTAGCGGGTGAGAGCGCATTCTTAGAGCCTCTTTGATCGCAAACGCAAATTCTGATTTGTCACAGGGACACGAAATCCGCCGAGCGCGCAAAATTATTCGCCAAAATGCTTCATTTGGCAGCGCGGCCTTGCCGGTTTTTTCGCATTTCAGGTGTTCCCCGCAAATTTTTTGGCAAAGACGAAGGTTGGTCTTGACTAACGGGCTTTTTGATACTGTCTTAAGCATTCGTCCAGGCCGGCAGGGAAACCGGCTCGGCGCCTGACGTTCCGAAGGGGGATCGGCGGGGAACGACAACGACAACAAATCTCGAAAAAGGTTGGAGAAAATGACAAGCAAGATTCTGACCGGTGCCATTGGCGCCGCAATCATTGCCATCGGTGCGTCCGCGGCGCATGCCGGCACGCTCGATGACGTCAAGGCGAAGGGCTTCGTGCAGTGCGGCGTCAACGGTTCGAACCTCGCAGGTTTCGGCGCCCAGGATTCGTCCGGCAACTGGTCCGGCCTCGATATCGACCTCTGCAAGGCTGTTGCAGCGGCAGTGTTCGGTGATGCGACCAAGGTGAAATTCACCCCGCTCTCGGCAAAGGACCGCTTCCCGGCCCTGCAGTCTGGCGAAATCGACATGCTCGCGCGCAACACGACCTGGAGCGCCAGCCGTGACAGCCAGCTCGGCTTCGATTTCCGCGCCATCAACTATTATGACGGCCAGGGCTTCATGGCGAAGAAGGAACTCGGCGTGAAGTCGGCTCTCGAGCTCAACGGCGCATCCGTCTGCGTTCAGTCGGGTACGACGACCGAACTCAACCTCGCCGACTTTTTCCGCGCCAACAAGATGGAATTCAAGCCCGTCGTGTTCGAAGCGCAGGATGAAGCCGACGCCGCCTACAACGCCGGCCGTTGCGACGTCTATACGACGGACGCCTCGGGCCTCTATTCGATCCGCCTGAAGATGGCCAGCCCGGACGACCATATCGTTCTGCCGGAAATCATCTCCAAGGAGCCGCTCGGCCCGGCCGTTCGCCAGAACGACTCCAAGTGGTTCGACGTGGTGTCCTATGCGCATTACGCCATGGTGACCGCCGAGGAAATGGGCATCACCCAGGCCAATGTCGAGGAAATGAAGAAGTCGGAAAATCCTGACATCAAGCGCTTCCTCGGTGAAGAAGCCGACTCCACCATCGGTGCCGACCTCGGTCTGCCGAAGGATTGGGCCGTGCAGATCGTCAAGGCTGTCGGTAACTACGGCGAATCCTTCGAGCGCAATGTCGGCGCCGGCTCGCCGCTCAAGATCCAGCGCGGCCTGAATGCTCTTTGGAGCAAGGGCGGCCTGCAATACGCACCGCCGATCCGCTAAGACGCGATCGACTGGGGTTTCGGGAAGGCGGGGTGACCCGCCTTCCCTTTCCGGAAAAAACACCCGGCAAAAAGGGTGACGGAACAACAGGGGAATTTTGATGGCTGTAACCGACGCCCGATTGCGGGGCGGCGATGCTGAACCAAAGGTATCGCTACTGTATAACCCGGCTCTGAGGAGCTACGCCTATCAGGCGATCACGATCATCGTCATCGTCTGGGCGGTCTGGTATGCCTGGACCAATGCGGCCGCGAACCTCGCGCGGGCCAATATGCAGGCGGGTTTCGGCTTCCTCAACAGCCGCGCCGGTTTCGACATCGCCCAGACCCTCATCGCCTATTCAAGCGACTCGACCTATTTCAGGGCTCTGCAGGTCAGCCTGATCAATACGCTCGTGATCGCTTTCTTCGGCATCATCACGGCCACGATCGTCGGCCTTCTCGTCGGCATCGGCCGCCTGTCGCCCAACTGGTTGATTTCGCGACTCTGCACCGTCTATGTCGAGATTTTCCGCAATATCCCGCCACTGCTGGTCATCTTCTTCTGGTATCTCGGCGTTCTCGCCCTGCTGCCGGCGATCCGCACGATCTTCCAGCATGTGAAGGACAACCCGGGCGCCATCTTCTTCGTTTCGAACCGCGGCATCTATATGCCCGCGCCGATCTTCGGCGAAGGCTTCGGCATCGTGGTGGCGGCGTTCCTCCTGGGCATCGCGCTCGCGATCGCCTTCACGATCTGGGCCAATCGACGCCAGCTCGCAACCGGTAAACGCCCGCCGGTGCTCTGGGTCAATCTGGCGCTGATCATCCTGTTTCCGTTGCTCGTCTTCTTCGTCATGGGCATGCCACTGACACTCGATTACGCCATCCCCGGTTCCTTCAACATGAAGGGCGGCATGGTGATCGGACCGGAATTCCTGGCACTCTATCTGGCGCTGTCGCTCTACACGGCATCCTTCATTGCCGAGATCGTGCGCGCCGGCATAAGGGGCGTCTCCAAGGGCCAGTCGGAAGCCGCCTACGCGCTCGGCGTCCGGCCGGGATTGACCACACGGCTCGTGGTCCTGCCGCAGGCGCTCCGGATCATCATTCCACCGCTGACCTCGCAATATCTCAACCTGATCAAGAATTCATCCCTCGCGGTCGCCGTCGGTTATGCCGATCTGGTCGCGGTGGGAGGCACGATCCTCAATCAAACGGGCAAATCGATCGAGATCATCTCGATTTGGATGCTGGTCTATCTCTCGATCAGCCTGCTCACCTCGCTGTTCATGAACTGGTTCAACGCCAAGATGGCACTGGTGGAGCGCTGACATGACCGACATTTCCTACGTCCGCCACCAGTTCGTCGCTCCTGAAAAGGCGCCTCTCTCCGAGAGCACGGTGATCGGCTGGGCGCGCAAGAATCTCTTCGCGTCGGTCACCGACTCGATCATGTCGCTCGTGGCGATCGCGGTGCTGCTCTATTTCCTGCCGGGGCTCCTCAACTGGCTGTTCATCAAGGCGGTCTGGTTCGGCACGGATCGTACGGCCTGCCTCACGACCGTACAGGGCGGCGCGCTGCCCGAGGGCTGGAGCGGCGCCTGCTGGGCCTATGTGGGAAACCGCTTCGGGCAGTTCATGTTCGGCTCCTATCCGCGTGACCAGCTCTGGAGACCTCTCCTGGTCGTCGCCATGTTCGTCGGATTGCTGATCCCGTTCCTGATGCCGAAAGTGCCGCGCAAGGGGCTCAATGCCCTCCTGCTCCTCGTCGCGTTCCCGGCCGTGTCCTTCGTGCTCCTGCTCGGCGGCTGGTTCGGCCTCGCCCATGTCGAGACCTCGCTCTGGGGCGGGCTGATGGTGACGCTCATCATCTCCTACGTCGGCATCGCGATATCCCTGCCCTTCGGCATCCTGCTGGCGCTCGGCCGGCGTTCGCAGATGCCGATCTTGAAAACGGTCTGCATCGTCTTTATCGAACTGATCCGCGGCGTGCCGTTGATCACCGTTCTTTTCATGGCGAGCGTGCTGCTGCCGCTCTTCCTGACGCCGGGCACCCATTTCGACAAGTTCCTGCGGGCGCTTGTCGGCGTGTCGATCTTCGCCTCGGCCTACATGGCCGAAGTGATCCGCGGCGGGCTGCAGGCGATCCCGAAGGGACAGTACGAGGCAGCCGACGCGGTTGGCCTCGGCTACACGACGAAGATGACCTTCGTGATCCTGCCGCAGGCGATCAAGCTGGTCATTCCCGGCATCGTCAACACCTTCATCGGCATGTTCAAGGACACGTCGCTCGTCACCATCATCTCGATGTACGACCTGCTCGGCATCGTGAAGGCGAGCTTCGGCGATTCCGGCTGGCAGACGCCGGTCACACCACTCACTGGCCTGATCTTCGCGGGCTTCACATTCTGGATCTTCTGCTTCGGCATGTCGCGTTATTCCGCCTTCATCGAACGGCGCCTCGACACCGGCCACAAGCGATAACAATAAAAAGGAAAAACAACATGGCTGACGCCGCACAGAAATTGACCGTTTCCAGCACCGATGTGGCGGTGGAAATGAATAGCATGAACAAGTGGTACGGCGAGTTCCACGTGCTTCGCGACATCAACCTCAAGGTCATGAAGGGCGAACGCATCGTCATTGCCGGCCCGTCGGGCTCCGGCAAATCGACGATGATCCGCTGCATCAATCGCCTCGAGGAGCATCAGAAGGGCTCGATCGTCGTCGATGGCATCGAACTCACCAATGACCTCAAGAAGATCGACGAAGTGCGCCGCGAAGTCGGCATGGTGTTCCAGCACTTCAACCTGTTCCCGCATCTGACGATCCTGGAAAACTGCACGCTGGCACCTATCTGGGTCCGCAAGATGCCGAAGAAGCAGGCCGAGGAAATCGCCATGCATTTCCTCACCCGCGTCAAGATCCCGGAACAGGCGAAGAAATATCCGGGCCAGCTCTCGGGCGGCCAGCAGCAGCGCGTCGCGATCGCCCGCGCGCTCTGCATGCGCCCGAAGATCATGCTGTTCGACGAGCCGACCTCGGCGCTCGATCCTGAAATGGTCAAGGAAGTGCTCGACACCATGGTGGGCCTCGCCGAGGAAGGCATGACCATGCTCTGCGTTACCCACGAAATGGGCTTCGCCCGCCAGGTCGCCAACCGCGTGATTTTCATGGATCAGGGCCAGATCGTCGAGCAGAACGATCCGATCAGTTTCTTCGACAATCCGCAGCACGAGCGGACCAAGCTGTTCCTCAGCCAGATCCTCCACTGACGACAAACCAGGATCACAAAGGGCGCGGAACCGGCACGTTCCGCGCCCTTTTCTGTGTTCAGTGCTTACTTGCCGTACGCGTTCAAATCCCTGACCGCGCCACGGTCGGCACTTGTCGCGAAGGCCGCATAGGCCTTGAGTGCCGTCGTCACGTTGCGCCTGCGCGGTGCGGCCGGCTTCCAGCCCAGTGCGTTCTGCTCTTCGCGGCGCTCGGCGAGCGTCGCCTCGTCGACGCGCAGCGAAATCGTGCGGTTGGGGATGTCGATATCGATCATGTCGCCCTCGCGCACCAGCCCGATCGTGCCGCCATTGGCTGCTTCCGGCGAGGCGTGGCCGATCGACAGGCCCGACGTGCCGCCGGAGAAGCGGCCATCGGTGATCAGCGCGCAGGCCTTGCCCAGGCCGCGGCTCTTGAGATAGCTGGTCGGATAGAGCATTTCCTGCATACCCGGTCCGCCCTTCGGGCCTTCATAGCGGATGACCACGACGTCGCCCTCGACCACTTCGTTGTTGAGGATGCCCTTGACCGCCGCGTCCTGGCTCTCGAACACCTTGGCGGGGCCTGAGAATTTCAGGATGCTTTCGTCGACGCCCGCCGTCTTGACGATGCAGCCGTTGAGCGCAAGGTTGCCCTTGAGTACCGCCAGGCCACCGTCCTTGGAGAACGGGTGCTGTGCATCGCGGATGACGCCCTTCTCGCGATCGAGATCGAGGTCTTCCCAGCGCGCTTCCTGGCTGAAGGCAACCTGGGTCGGCACGCCGCCGGGTGCTGCACTGAAAAGCTTGAGCGCCGCCGGATTGTCGGTCACCGCGATATCCCACTGCGCCAGCGCATCGCCGAGCGTCTTGGCATGCACGGTCGGCAGATCGGCATTGATCAGGCCGGCGCGGTTGAGTTCGCCGAGGATCGCCATGATGCCGCCGGCGCGGTGCACGTCTTCCATGTGCACATCGCTCTTGGCCGGCGCGACCTTGGAAAGGCAGGGAACCCGGCGCGACAGCTGATCGATGTCGTCCATGGTGAAATCGATCTCGCCTTCATGCGCCGCGGCAAGAATGTGAAGAACCGTATTGGTCGAGCCGCCCATCGCGATATCCAGCGCCATGGCATTTTCGAAAGCGCCCTTGCTGGCAATGTTGCGCGGCAGCGCGGTCTCGTCGTCGCCTTCATAGTAGCGCTTGCAGAGATCGACGGCGGTGCGGCCGGCCTGCAGGAAAAGCTCCCTGCGGTCGGCATGGGTGGCGAGCGTCGAGCCGTTGCCCGGCAGCGACAGGCCCAGCGCCTCGGTCAGGCAGTTCATGGAATTTGCGGTAAACATGCCCGAGCAAGAGCCGCAGGTCGGACAGGCCGAGCGCTCGATGACATCGACGTCCTCGTCGCTGACCTGGTCATCGGCGGCGGCAACCATGGCATCGACCAGATCGAGAGCGACCTTCTTGCCATGCATGATCACCTTGCCGGCTTCCATCGGGCCGCCGGAGACGAAGACGGCCGGGATATTGAGGCGCAGCGCCGCCATCAGCATGCCTGGCGTGATCTTGTCGCAATTGGAGATGCAGACCATGGCGTCGGCGCAGTGGGCGTTGACCATATATTCGACGCTGTCGGCGATCAGTTCGCGCGACGGCAGCGAATAGAGCATGCCGTCATGGCCCATGGCGATACCGTCATCGACCGCGATCGTGTTGAATTCCTTGGCCACGCCGCCTGATGCCTCGATTTCGCGCGCCACCAGCTGGCCGAGATCCTTCAGATGCACATGGCCCGGCACGAACTGGGTGAACGAGTTGACCACGGCAATGATCGGCTTGCCGAAATCGCTGTCCTTCATGCCGGTGGCGCGCCACAATCCGCGCGCGCCGGCCATGTTGCGGCCATGGGTGGTGGTTCTCGAGCGATAAACAGGCATGGTCGTTTCCTCACATATGACCGGATTATCCCCGGTTTTCAGCGGTCGTATCGCAAATGGGAAATTGTGTCACTAGCATCAAGGCGCGATCCGGTACGGCTAAAGACACTAGCACAAATGCAAATCGCCGGCACATGGCCGGCGACATGAAATAGGAAATACTGCGTCGTTCAGTCAGCGCCCTTGCGGATATCGGCCGAAAGCGCCAGCGCCGTGCGGCGCTCGTCTTCGTTCACCAGCGAGAAGGCCTGTTCCTGCATCTGCTGCAGCCATTCGCGGTCGCGCGGCTCGCAGGTATCGAGTGCCGCCGTCATATAGGCGAGCCCGCGCACGGTCTGCCCCTCTTCGAAGAGCACGTTGCCGAACACGCCCATGGCGCCGGCATGGCCCTCGCGGCGGGCATGGTTCAGCCACTTCTTGGCCTGGCGGATGTTGACCTCGCCGCCCTCGCCCGAGAGCAGCATCTTGGCGAGCCGGAACTGCGCCTCGGCATTACCGAAGGCGGATGCCGCCTGGAAATAGAGCTGCCGGGCCTGGCTGAGATCTGGCGAAACCGGGCTTTCCGGAATACCGCGCGAATAATAGTCGGCCAGCGCCATCAGCGCGTTGACGAAGAACCCGGTATCGTTCGAGCCCGGCTCGACGCCCTGGGTCGCAATCTCGGAATAGATCTTGAAGGCTTCGAAATCATCCTTCACCACGCCGTCGCCGTCGGCATACATGGTGGCAAGTGCCCAGCGCGAACCGGTATGGCCCTTCTCGGCGGCGTAGCGATAGGCCTCGACGGCCTCCTGCTTGTTGCCCTCGCGATAGGCCTTGAAGCCCAGCTTGAACAGGTCGAACGGGCCGCGCTCCTTGGAAACACTGGCATTGGGGTCGAGCGCCATCGCACTTCCCGCAGCGCCCAGCACGATCAGCGCTGCGCCCAGTACCATCCCACTCAATCTATTCAACGCAAGATTCGGCATATACTCGGTATCTTTCAAAGGGGAAGGAGACTGCCTTCCCGCGCAGCATGCCATTCTCATCGGTTCCCTGGGAAAGTGCGGTCAGACGTGCCGTCTTCGGGGAGAGCTTCCACTCCTCCGAACTCCGATTTAACGACTGGCGATTTCCCAAGCAGATCCGTTCATTCTGTCCTTGACGCAACGACACGATAAATCCGTCACGTTCTCATGCAGCAATCGCTGCGCCTGTTTTGTGGCAGGAAATGGACCGATTTTCCATACATCCCGCACCGCCCGGATAATAACGGAAAATGTGTTGCCAAATCGTCACAAGAGCAAAAACGGCCGCAGAAATGCAAAAGCCGGGGCAAAACGCCCCGGCCAAGGATAGATTCATAAGAAAGTCCCGATATTTGCGGGATGATTCAAATCTCGGAAATGCGCTTCAGGGCGATCTCCAGATTGGCCTTTTCGCGCTCCAGATCGGCCAGACGCTCGCGTTCCGCCTCCACCACTTCGGGCTTGG
This genomic interval carries:
- the exoR gene encoding exopolysaccharide production regulator ExoR — encoded protein: MVLGAALIVLGAAGSAMALDPNASVSKERGPFDLFKLGFKAYREGNKQEAVEAYRYAAEKGHTGSRWALATMYADGDGVVKDDFEAFKIYSEIATQGVEPGSNDTGFFVNALMALADYYSRGIPESPVSPDLSQARQLYFQAASAFGNAEAQFRLAKMLLSGEGGEVNIRQAKKWLNHARREGHAGAMGVFGNVLFEEGQTVRGLAYMTAALDTCEPRDREWLQQMQEQAFSLVNEDERRTALALSADIRKGAD
- a CDS encoding cystathionine beta-lyase, producing the protein MIDDRKDAGELGINTRLTHGGYNPRDYHGFVNPPVVHASTVLFPDAATMDKRAQKYTYGTRGTPTTDALAEAIDELEGSAGTILVPSGLAAVTVPFLGFAKAGDHVLVVDSVYHPTRNFCDTILKRLGVETEYYDPLIGAGISKLMRPNTSIVHTEAPGSNTFEMQDIRAIADAAHAGGAVVMMDNTWATPVYFKPLDFGADISMHAATKYPSGHSDVLFGTVSANARHWDQLREANITLGVCASPDDSYQILRGLRTMGLRLERHQESALALAQWLEGHEDVAKVLHPALPSFEGYDIWKRDFKGASGLFSIVLKESDPEKYKPRAFAFLDALKFFGLGYSWGGYESLAVMPILSDRKIAKAPEGGPVIRLQIGLEDVVDLKRDIEGGLAAARAAG
- a CDS encoding amino acid ABC transporter permease, whose translation is MTDISYVRHQFVAPEKAPLSESTVIGWARKNLFASVTDSIMSLVAIAVLLYFLPGLLNWLFIKAVWFGTDRTACLTTVQGGALPEGWSGACWAYVGNRFGQFMFGSYPRDQLWRPLLVVAMFVGLLIPFLMPKVPRKGLNALLLLVAFPAVSFVLLLGGWFGLAHVETSLWGGLMVTLIISYVGIAISLPFGILLALGRRSQMPILKTVCIVFIELIRGVPLITVLFMASVLLPLFLTPGTHFDKFLRALVGVSIFASAYMAEVIRGGLQAIPKGQYEAADAVGLGYTTKMTFVILPQAIKLVIPGIVNTFIGMFKDTSLVTIISMYDLLGIVKASFGDSGWQTPVTPLTGLIFAGFTFWIFCFGMSRYSAFIERRLDTGHKR
- a CDS encoding amino acid ABC transporter ATP-binding protein, whose protein sequence is MADAAQKLTVSSTDVAVEMNSMNKWYGEFHVLRDINLKVMKGERIVIAGPSGSGKSTMIRCINRLEEHQKGSIVVDGIELTNDLKKIDEVRREVGMVFQHFNLFPHLTILENCTLAPIWVRKMPKKQAEEIAMHFLTRVKIPEQAKKYPGQLSGGQQQRVAIARALCMRPKIMLFDEPTSALDPEMVKEVLDTMVGLAEEGMTMLCVTHEMGFARQVANRVIFMDQGQIVEQNDPISFFDNPQHERTKLFLSQILH
- the ilvD gene encoding dihydroxy-acid dehydratase, which translates into the protein MPVYRSRTTTHGRNMAGARGLWRATGMKDSDFGKPIIAVVNSFTQFVPGHVHLKDLGQLVAREIEASGGVAKEFNTIAVDDGIAMGHDGMLYSLPSRELIADSVEYMVNAHCADAMVCISNCDKITPGMLMAALRLNIPAVFVSGGPMEAGKVIMHGKKVALDLVDAMVAAADDQVSDEDVDVIERSACPTCGSCSGMFTANSMNCLTEALGLSLPGNGSTLATHADRRELFLQAGRTAVDLCKRYYEGDDETALPRNIASKGAFENAMALDIAMGGSTNTVLHILAAAHEGEIDFTMDDIDQLSRRVPCLSKVAPAKSDVHMEDVHRAGGIMAILGELNRAGLINADLPTVHAKTLGDALAQWDIAVTDNPAALKLFSAAPGGVPTQVAFSQEARWEDLDLDREKGVIRDAQHPFSKDGGLAVLKGNLALNGCIVKTAGVDESILKFSGPAKVFESQDAAVKGILNNEVVEGDVVVIRYEGPKGGPGMQEMLYPTSYLKSRGLGKACALITDGRFSGGTSGLSIGHASPEAANGGTIGLVREGDMIDIDIPNRTISLRVDEATLAERREEQNALGWKPAAPRRRNVTTALKAYAAFATSADRGAVRDLNAYGK
- a CDS encoding amino acid ABC transporter permease produces the protein MAVTDARLRGGDAEPKVSLLYNPALRSYAYQAITIIVIVWAVWYAWTNAAANLARANMQAGFGFLNSRAGFDIAQTLIAYSSDSTYFRALQVSLINTLVIAFFGIITATIVGLLVGIGRLSPNWLISRLCTVYVEIFRNIPPLLVIFFWYLGVLALLPAIRTIFQHVKDNPGAIFFVSNRGIYMPAPIFGEGFGIVVAAFLLGIALAIAFTIWANRRQLATGKRPPVLWVNLALIILFPLLVFFVMGMPLTLDYAIPGSFNMKGGMVIGPEFLALYLALSLYTASFIAEIVRAGIRGVSKGQSEAAYALGVRPGLTTRLVVLPQALRIIIPPLTSQYLNLIKNSSLAVAVGYADLVAVGGTILNQTGKSIEIISIWMLVYLSISLLTSLFMNWFNAKMALVER
- a CDS encoding amino acid ABC transporter substrate-binding protein, giving the protein MTSKILTGAIGAAIIAIGASAAHAGTLDDVKAKGFVQCGVNGSNLAGFGAQDSSGNWSGLDIDLCKAVAAAVFGDATKVKFTPLSAKDRFPALQSGEIDMLARNTTWSASRDSQLGFDFRAINYYDGQGFMAKKELGVKSALELNGASVCVQSGTTTELNLADFFRANKMEFKPVVFEAQDEADAAYNAGRCDVYTTDASGLYSIRLKMASPDDHIVLPEIISKEPLGPAVRQNDSKWFDVVSYAHYAMVTAEEMGITQANVEEMKKSENPDIKRFLGEEADSTIGADLGLPKDWAVQIVKAVGNYGESFERNVGAGSPLKIQRGLNALWSKGGLQYAPPIR